ACCTCGTGCTGCCACCCGACGAACCGTCGGGCAGGCCGCGCACCGAGACGCAGGGCCAGCTTCTGGCCAAGCACCGTGAACAGGGCGTGGAGCTGGCCGCGCAGGCGGTGCTGCGGAGCGTCGAGGACGCGAACGCCGATCCCGCCGACATCGGTTACCTGTGCTGCGTCACGTCCACGGGTTTCCTCACGCCCGGGTTCAGCGCCTACCTGATCCGCCGGCTCGGTCTGCGCCACCACACCGGACGGCTGGACGTGGTGGGCATGGGCTGCAACGCGGGGCTGAACGGACTCACCGCCACTGCCGGGTGGGCCTCGACGCACCCCGGCTCGCTCGCGGTCACCGTGTGCGTCGAGGTGTGCTCGGCCGCGTACGTGTTCGACGGTTCGATGCGCTCGTCGGTGGTCAACTCGCTGTTCGGCGACGGCGCCGCGGCGGTGGTGCTCACCACGGAAGGCGGTGACGGTGGTGATGGCGGCGGCCCGGAGATCCTGAAGTTCGCCAGTTGCGTCATCCCCGACGCCGTCGACGCGATGCGCTTCGACTGGGACGACGACCACGGCAAGTTCAGCTTCTTCCTCGACCGCGACATCCCGTACGTGGTGGGCGCCCACGCCGAGACGGTGGTGAACCGGCTGTTGGCGGGCACCGGGCTGCGGCGTTCCGACATCGCCCACTGGGTGGTGCACTCCGGTGGGAAGAAGGTGGTGGACTCCGTGCGGGTCAATCTGGGTCTCACCCGCCACGACGTGCGGCACACCACTGGGGTCCTGCGCGACTACGGCAACGTGTCCAGCGCCTCGTTCTTGTTCTCCTACAACCGGTT
This is a stretch of genomic DNA from Saccharothrix ecbatanensis. It encodes these proteins:
- the dpgA gene encoding 3,5-dihydroxyphenylacetyl-CoA synthase DpgA — encoded protein: MSQAVMPEVDDRRAPAAGGRTGSKPKIVGSGTAVPENSYTQLDLLDRFDITDQRVRSVFLNSAIERRHLVLPPDEPSGRPRTETQGQLLAKHREQGVELAAQAVLRSVEDANADPADIGYLCCVTSTGFLTPGFSAYLIRRLGLRHHTGRLDVVGMGCNAGLNGLTATAGWASTHPGSLAVTVCVEVCSAAYVFDGSMRSSVVNSLFGDGAAAVVLTTEGGDGGDGGGPEILKFASCVIPDAVDAMRFDWDDDHGKFSFFLDRDIPYVVGAHAETVVNRLLAGTGLRRSDIAHWVVHSGGKKVVDSVRVNLGLTRHDVRHTTGVLRDYGNVSSASFLFSYNRLTDEDLARPGDHAVLMTMGPGSTIETALLRY